A region from the Leptospirillum ferriphilum genome encodes:
- a CDS encoding anthranilate synthase component II yields MALLMIDNYDSFTYNLVQYFWELGCEMDVVRNDQITINEIQKRGYAGIVLSPGPGDPSQSGVCRNVVGDLSGKLPILGVCLGHQVIGEVFGGKVVRAPRLMHGKTSMILHDGSELYQEMDNPFEATRYHSLVVSRESLPASLRVTAWTSEGEIMGLKHTILPVWGVQFHPESILTVQGKTLLANFLRLTEGSPVVEAP; encoded by the coding sequence ATGGCTCTTTTAATGATCGATAATTATGATTCGTTCACCTACAATCTGGTCCAGTATTTCTGGGAGCTGGGTTGTGAAATGGATGTTGTGAGAAATGACCAGATCACGATCAACGAGATCCAAAAAAGGGGGTATGCCGGGATCGTCCTTTCCCCTGGCCCCGGAGATCCTTCCCAGTCGGGTGTTTGTCGAAATGTTGTGGGGGACCTTTCAGGCAAATTGCCGATTCTGGGGGTTTGTCTGGGCCACCAGGTGATCGGAGAAGTGTTCGGCGGAAAAGTCGTTCGGGCTCCACGTCTGATGCACGGAAAGACGTCCATGATTCTTCACGATGGCTCAGAGCTTTACCAGGAGATGGACAATCCTTTTGAAGCAACCCGGTATCACTCTCTTGTTGTCTCCAGGGAATCCCTGCCGGCTTCCCTGAGGGTGACGGCATGGACCAGCGAAGGCGAAATCATGGGCCTTAAGCATACAATTCTGCCGGTCTGGGGGGTCCAGTTCCATCCCGAATCCATTCTGACCGTGCAGGGGAAGACATTGCTCGCCAATTTTCTACGTTTGACGGAAGGCTCTCCGGTGGTCGAGGCCCCATGA
- a CDS encoding anthranilate synthase component I family protein encodes MINVCTRAEFREKTRRHRWVSFSGEILADSLTPVQLYSSFPREKRGFLLESVVGGEKWGRFSYVGSGVRFRFEGKIEEGLVVTRFSNQGHPERKTLRGDLLDLLRKELSQMEIDPGGLPAGMTGSLVGYFSYDMVRTFERLPTCLPVQEDFPDLSFVFPEYLAVFDHVTQKIRVVKWYEIAPGCDPEKVYDEAESDLALFVRSARERSFSHEPQENLRPVVVTETPTSETFQKNVLACQEHIRAGDIFQIVISKRFSLDYEGDPLRLYRVLRSINPSPYLFLIEDGDRALVGSSPELLVRVRGEKIELRPIAGTVRRSGTVEEDEENSRELLSDPKERAEHVMLVDLGRNDVGRVSQKGTVCVTEMMVLEKYSHVIHIVSHVEGLLEKGKDMFDVIRATFPAGTLSGAPKIRAMEIIEQLEDRRRGPYAGAVGTLSLSGDCDLAIAIRSIFIHGRKAFFQAGAGIVADSVPEKEEKEVQMKAQAMLRAFRIANGEEGPWLF; translated from the coding sequence ATGATAAACGTTTGTACCCGAGCAGAATTTCGGGAAAAAACAAGGCGACACCGATGGGTATCTTTTTCCGGCGAGATACTTGCGGACAGCCTGACGCCGGTCCAGCTCTACAGCTCCTTTCCCCGCGAGAAACGAGGATTCCTTCTGGAAAGTGTTGTCGGCGGAGAAAAGTGGGGGCGATTTTCTTATGTGGGATCCGGGGTCCGCTTTCGCTTTGAGGGAAAGATCGAGGAAGGCCTTGTCGTCACACGTTTCTCCAATCAAGGGCATCCGGAAAGAAAAACTTTGCGGGGAGATCTCCTCGATCTTCTCCGGAAGGAACTTTCCCAGATGGAAATTGATCCCGGAGGGCTGCCCGCCGGAATGACCGGGAGTCTGGTGGGATACTTTTCCTACGATATGGTGCGGACCTTTGAACGGTTGCCGACCTGCCTGCCTGTCCAGGAAGATTTTCCGGATCTGAGTTTTGTCTTTCCTGAATACCTGGCTGTTTTTGATCATGTGACGCAGAAAATTCGGGTTGTCAAATGGTATGAGATTGCTCCGGGTTGCGATCCGGAAAAGGTGTATGATGAGGCCGAATCGGATCTTGCACTGTTTGTCCGTTCTGCCAGGGAGCGGTCTTTTTCTCATGAGCCGCAGGAGAACCTGCGGCCCGTCGTCGTGACGGAAACTCCCACTTCCGAAACATTTCAGAAAAATGTGCTTGCCTGTCAGGAACATATTCGTGCCGGAGATATTTTTCAGATTGTGATCTCCAAACGGTTTTCCCTCGACTATGAAGGCGACCCTCTCCGCCTTTACCGCGTCCTTCGATCGATCAATCCTTCTCCCTATCTTTTCCTGATTGAAGACGGAGATCGGGCTCTGGTGGGGTCTTCTCCGGAGCTTCTCGTCAGGGTGCGGGGGGAAAAAATCGAACTCCGACCGATCGCCGGGACCGTCCGAAGATCCGGTACTGTTGAGGAAGACGAGGAAAATTCGCGGGAATTGTTGTCGGACCCAAAAGAGCGTGCGGAACATGTCATGCTGGTTGATCTCGGAAGAAACGATGTTGGACGGGTTTCTCAAAAAGGGACGGTTTGTGTCACCGAAATGATGGTGCTCGAAAAATACTCTCATGTCATCCATATTGTTTCCCATGTGGAAGGGCTTCTGGAAAAAGGGAAAGATATGTTTGATGTCATCCGGGCAACGTTTCCTGCAGGCACCTTGTCCGGAGCCCCAAAAATCCGGGCGATGGAAATCATCGAACAGCTCGAGGACCGTCGGAGAGGCCCTTATGCAGGTGCGGTAGGAACGCTCTCTCTTTCCGGAGACTGCGACCTTGCGATCGCCATCCGGTCGATCTTTATCCATGGACGAAAAGCCTTCTTTCAGGCAGGAGCGGGGATTGTCGCAGACTCTGTTCCCGAAAAAGAGGAAAAAGAAGTTCAGATGAAGGCCCAGGCCATGTTGCGTGCTTTTCGCATCGCGAATGGGGAAGAGGGACCATGGCTCTTTTAA
- a CDS encoding sigma-54 interaction domain-containing protein yields the protein MKSQPVSIRPFPGNLAENGTSSRGLNTFPPGGSPSDAQAILDSLEEGVVAIGLDKKILYMNRAAREILKNREDSPTPSDCRKVVNSSECQARCVLAKTVETGEPIRNMEISLVDALGRRRVLRLNTALLKDSSGKVFGGVEIFHDISQIVALKEELKGRYSFGRIIGRSEKMQEIFDLLPVIAQSKSTVLIEGESGTGKELVAHALHENSPRREGPFVKLNCAALSEGVLESELFGHVKGAFTGAVQSRPGRFELASGGTLFLDEIGEISPSMQVKLLRVLQEEEFERVGGTKTVKVDVRVIAATNRDLKQAMEEGSFRKDLYYRLRVIPVTLPPLRERQGDLPLLIQSFIERYNAELGKNIQGLTSEAMKVLFNYHYPGNIRELQNIIEHAALLCNDSRIDLRHLPGDLLPVQSQSSFLELAMMEENPVRYVEKELIRMAMAESGGNISEVARKLSMGRSTLWRRLKEMKLA from the coding sequence ATGAAGTCCCAACCGGTTTCCATCAGGCCCTTTCCGGGGAACCTAGCTGAAAACGGCACTTCGTCCAGGGGACTGAATACATTTCCCCCGGGGGGATCCCCGTCCGATGCCCAGGCGATTCTCGACTCGCTCGAAGAAGGCGTTGTCGCAATCGGACTCGACAAGAAAATTCTCTATATGAACCGTGCCGCACGGGAAATATTAAAAAACCGGGAAGACAGCCCGACTCCATCCGATTGCCGGAAAGTCGTTAACTCTTCGGAGTGTCAGGCTCGATGCGTTCTTGCCAAGACGGTTGAAACGGGTGAACCCATCCGGAATATGGAAATATCCCTGGTGGATGCATTGGGCCGCCGAAGGGTTCTTCGACTGAATACGGCCCTTCTCAAGGATTCTTCCGGAAAAGTCTTTGGAGGAGTCGAGATTTTTCATGACATCTCCCAGATTGTCGCCTTAAAGGAAGAACTCAAGGGACGCTACTCTTTCGGACGAATTATTGGGCGAAGTGAAAAGATGCAGGAGATTTTCGATCTGTTGCCGGTCATTGCCCAAAGCAAGTCCACAGTATTGATCGAGGGTGAAAGCGGGACAGGAAAAGAACTGGTAGCCCATGCCCTCCATGAAAACAGTCCCCGCCGTGAGGGACCTTTTGTCAAGCTTAATTGTGCGGCATTGTCGGAAGGGGTCCTGGAGTCAGAACTCTTTGGACATGTCAAGGGAGCTTTTACCGGAGCTGTTCAAAGTCGACCCGGCCGTTTTGAACTGGCCTCCGGGGGAACACTTTTTCTGGATGAGATTGGAGAAATTTCTCCTTCGATGCAGGTCAAGTTGCTTCGGGTCCTGCAGGAAGAAGAGTTCGAGCGGGTAGGGGGCACGAAAACGGTGAAGGTGGATGTCCGTGTCATTGCTGCAACCAACCGCGATCTCAAGCAGGCGATGGAGGAGGGAAGTTTCCGGAAAGACCTCTACTACCGTTTAAGAGTGATACCGGTCACTCTGCCTCCTCTTCGCGAACGTCAGGGAGATCTTCCTCTTCTGATCCAGTCTTTTATTGAACGTTATAACGCGGAGTTGGGGAAAAACATTCAGGGGTTGACGTCTGAAGCGATGAAAGTCCTCTTTAATTATCACTATCCCGGAAATATCCGGGAACTTCAGAATATCATCGAGCATGCGGCGCTTCTGTGCAATGACAGTCGGATCGATCTGCGCCATTTGCCAGGAGATCTCCTTCCCGTTCAATCACAATCTTCTTTTCTGGAACTGGCCATGATGGAAGAAAATCCTGTCCGTTATGTCGAAAAAGAACTGATCCGGATGGCCATGGCTGAATCCGGAGGAAATATTTCGGAGGTGGCGAGAAAGCTGTCTATGGGGCGTTCAACTCTCTGGAGAAGGCTCAAGGAAATGAAATTGGCATGA
- a CDS encoding 4Fe-4S binding protein gives MKVIAGKKIRVDDSLCTNCGECEEICPTGILSVQGEKKDALCILCRYCVLSCPLAALSVIQKG, from the coding sequence ATGAAAGTCATTGCAGGAAAAAAGATCAGAGTCGACGACTCCTTGTGTACAAACTGCGGAGAATGCGAGGAGATCTGCCCGACAGGAATCCTCTCCGTTCAGGGAGAAAAAAAAGACGCACTCTGTATACTCTGCCGATATTGTGTTCTTTCTTGTCCGTTGGCCGCGCTTTCTGTCATTCAAAAAGGATAG
- a CDS encoding NUDIX hydrolase: MPSPDSSGTSDSGKTSTPLVHLSSRDVQVFNGKRISVAVQEWQDSRNRIYLHETVLFGEGVAIVPVVGEKILLIRQFRPSVNGSILEIPAGKVDPGEDLLAAAQRELSEETGVVGGHLSFLTSIRTTPGFCNERIHLFLSTEGRLEDSHPEEGEAIEEILLLRPEDVQKKIRSGDITDAKSLVALFLVLEKLGLSGSP, from the coding sequence ATGCCGTCCCCTGACAGCTCTGGTACTTCGGACTCCGGCAAGACCTCGACTCCCCTGGTCCACCTCTCCTCCAGGGATGTCCAGGTTTTTAACGGAAAACGAATATCCGTTGCGGTGCAGGAGTGGCAGGATTCCAGGAACAGGATTTATCTCCATGAGACAGTTCTGTTTGGAGAGGGAGTCGCAATCGTTCCAGTTGTTGGGGAGAAAATCCTCCTGATACGACAATTCCGTCCTTCTGTGAATGGATCTATTCTGGAAATTCCCGCAGGCAAAGTGGATCCGGGAGAAGATCTTCTGGCGGCTGCCCAGCGGGAACTTTCGGAAGAAACCGGTGTGGTTGGAGGACATCTTTCATTTTTGACATCGATTCGGACGACCCCGGGGTTCTGCAACGAACGAATCCATCTTTTTCTTTCCACGGAAGGCAGACTGGAAGACAGTCACCCGGAGGAAGGAGAGGCAATCGAGGAAATTCTCCTTCTCCGTCCTGAGGATGTTCAAAAAAAAATACGGTCGGGGGACATTACGGACGCAAAATCTCTTGTGGCGCTTTTTCTTGTTCTGGAAAAATTGGGGTTGTCCGGTTCGCCCTGA
- a CDS encoding DUF420 domain-containing protein, which yields MHGFLGTKADFWWDLTVTSETVVFSFLGLGGFFGRKHRGTLHHNTMLISAVLVAAWFLMYLAQQYIVGIIGFGGPDFVKYLVYYPVIIFHSLVSTAALVLTGIVVFNGFISSTVESGQRVLVKNPLVHRRLGWVTLICFIFSVITAYSVYAMLFIIYNPARTPSYGFRSSIGALSGIGSFLILALMAVLYYISRVRNRNAVP from the coding sequence ATGCACGGATTTTTGGGGACAAAAGCAGATTTCTGGTGGGATCTGACGGTAACCTCCGAGACGGTTGTCTTCAGCTTTCTTGGACTTGGCGGATTTTTTGGAAGAAAACACCGGGGCACGCTTCATCACAACACGATGTTGATTTCGGCGGTTCTGGTTGCGGCATGGTTCCTGATGTATCTTGCCCAGCAGTACATCGTTGGCATCATCGGTTTTGGGGGACCGGACTTTGTGAAGTATCTGGTGTATTATCCGGTCATCATCTTCCATTCCCTTGTCTCGACAGCTGCGCTGGTGTTGACGGGAATCGTGGTTTTCAACGGTTTTATTTCCAGCACTGTTGAGAGCGGACAAAGGGTCCTCGTTAAAAATCCGCTGGTCCATCGAAGATTGGGATGGGTGACGCTCATCTGTTTCATCTTTTCCGTGATCACTGCCTATTCGGTGTATGCCATGCTTTTTATCATCTACAACCCTGCACGTACTCCTTCCTACGGATTCCGTTCCTCGATTGGCGCCCTGTCGGGAATCGGGTCATTCCTCATCCTTGCCCTGATGGCTGTCCTTTATTACATCAGTCGGGTTCGAAACCGCAATGCCGTCCCCTGA